In the genome of Labeo rohita strain BAU-BD-2019 chromosome 24, IGBB_LRoh.1.0, whole genome shotgun sequence, one region contains:
- the bdh1 gene encoding LOW QUALITY PROTEIN: D-beta-hydroxybutyrate dehydrogenase, mitochondrial (The sequence of the model RefSeq protein was modified relative to this genomic sequence to represent the inferred CDS: deleted 1 base in 1 codon) codes for MAALPMLRVAVLVAFSVFLTLILGFGLPSVLNLFARCCGFPEASVTECIVLMYALFVLYVAMPRLPRGTVKVEKKAVLITGCDTGFGLALAKHFHKLGFTVFAGCLFKDGEGAKELENFHSEKLKVVQLDVCNEEQVSQAVQFVTANLEDSEKGLWAVVNNAGISTFGEVEFTTMDTYKQVSEVNLWGTIRVTKAFLPLIRRAKGRVVNIASMYGRMGNALRSPYCVSKYGVEAFSDCLRYEMKAWGVKVSVIEPGNFIVATGILTRDIVTTTAEKLWKEAPPDVQEDYGKAHFEQYMALMRSYCGSGQREIDPVLDDIADAIMSKRPYTRYSPMEPHWWIRMQIMTHLPAVISDRLYF; via the exons ATGGCTGCGCTGCCGATGCTGAGGGTCGCGGTTCTTGTCGCGTTTTCGGTGTTTCTAACGCTCATCCTGGGCTTCGGCTTGCCGTCCGTGCTCAACCTCTTCGCGCGATGCTGTGGCTTCCCGGAGGCGAGCGTCACCGAGTGCATCGTGCTGATGTACGCGCTTTTCGTGCTGTACGTGGCCATGCCGCGACTGCCCCGCGGGACAGTGAAG GTTGAAAAGAAAGCTGTGCTCATTACCGGCTGTGACACTGGATTTGGACTCGCTTTGGCCAAGCATTTTCATAAGCTTGGCTTCACGGTGTTTGCAGGTTGTCTGTTTAAG GATGGAGAAGGTGCAAAGGAACTGGAGAACTTTCATTCAGAGAAGCTGAAGGTTGTGCAGCTGGACGTCTGCAATGAGGAGCAGGTCTCTCAGGCTGTCCAGTTTGTGACTGCCAACCTGGAAGACTCAGAGAAAG GTCTCTGGGCTGTGGTCAACAATGCTGGTATCTCCACATTCGGTGAAGTGGAGTTCACAACCATGGACACATACAAGCAGGTTTCAGAGGTCAACCTGTGGGGCACCATCAGAGTAACCAAAGCCTTCCTGCCTCTCATCCGCAGGGCTAAAG GTCGTGTGGTGAACATCGCCAGCATGTACGGCAGAATGGGAAACGCCCTCCGATCCCCTTACTGCGTATCCAAATACGGAGTGGAGGCTTTTTCTGACTGTCTCAGGTATGAAATGAAGGCTTGGGGCGTTAAAGTTTCCGTCATTGAGCCCGGAAACTTTATCGTGGCCACGGGCATCCTGACACGTGACATAGTCACAACAACAGCAGAGAAGCTCTGGAAGGAGGCG CCCCCCGATGTCCAGGAGGACTATGGGAAAGCTCATTTTGAGCAGTACATGGCTCTCATGCGCTCCTACTGCGGCAGTGGCCAGCGAGAGATTGATCCGGTTTTAGACGACATCGCGGATGCCATCATGTCCAAGCGGCCGTACACGCGCTACAGCCCCATGGAGCCGCATTGGTGGATTCGCATGCAGATAATGACCCACCTTCCTGCAGTCATCTCAGACAGACTCTACTTCTAA